From the genome of Leptodactylus fuscus isolate aLepFus1 chromosome 1, aLepFus1.hap2, whole genome shotgun sequence, one region includes:
- the CHMP3 gene encoding charged multivesicular body protein 3, producing MGLFGKTQERPPKDLVNEWSLKIRKEMRVIDRQIRDIQREQEKVKRSIKDTAKKGNREACIILAKEVVQSKRAVNKLYASKAHMNSVLMSMKNQLAVLRVSGSLQKSTEVMKAMQNLVKIPEIQATMRELSKEMMKAGIIEEMLEDTFEGMEDQDEMEEQAEMEIDKILFEITAGALGKAPSKVTDALPEAELQGATAAVSDEEEEEDLEAMQTRLAALRS from the exons ATGGGGTTGTTCGGGAAAACACAGGAGAGGCCACCGAAGGACTTG GTGAATGAATGGTCGCTTAAAATCCGGAAGGAAATGCGAGTGATTGACAGACAAATAAGAG ATATTCAGAGAGAGCAAGAGAAAGTCAAAAGGTCTATAAAGGACACAGCGAAGAAAGGCAACCGGGAAGCATGTATTATATTAGCCAAGGAGGTGGTGCAGTCAAAACGGGCAGTAAATAAGTTATATGCTTCAAAGGCTCACATGAACTCAGTGCTCATGAGCATGAAGAACCAACTGG CGGTGCTCAGAGTTTCTGGGTCATTACAGAAGAGTACTGAGGTTATGAAAGCCATGCAAAATCTAGTGAAGATTCCTGAGATACAAGCCACAATGAGAGAACTTTCTAAAGAAATGATGAAG GCTGGCATAATAGAAGAGATGTTAGAAGACACATTCGAAGGAATGGAAGACCAAGATGAAATGGAAGAACAAGCAGAGATGGAGATAGATAAGATCCTATTTGAAATCACAGCAG GGGCCTTGGGCAAAGCTCCCAGCAAAGTCACAGATGCCTTACCGGAGGCCGAACTGCAGGGTGCCACGGCTGCTGTATCCgacgaagaggaggaggaggacttggAAGCCATGCAGACCCGGCTCGCTGCCCTCCGGAGCTAA